In Arctopsyche grandis isolate Sample6627 chromosome 13, ASM5162203v2, whole genome shotgun sequence, one DNA window encodes the following:
- the LOC143921376 gene encoding uncharacterized protein LOC143921376 isoform X1, which translates to MELSLDDIIRKQRRTRVRKGGPPQSQPKNVHQIRSGPKVTKKPNDARNRIILKKRTQITDARDKLAEIAKKKDARLKLDQLRMNRGSKVGAINRSPFGNIAIQKNRNGTLNIRTKGQINRGIFSDLTRQVHPSPIGLSPRYSRNTHMSPVLPISGYGMDISMDEEYVPAPLKPIIRMVNNDVPHFLPPPPSFPALSRIRNQQPLRDKPLIGDMRTSLNFKIVAKNNDVRVSSISSSGILNRIHEPDDAIYIRDTSPTSPVSILKKRPFGGKSVSNSLAKYDSAPISHSRAMASHRTQRPMSPPQSSGFRIVVSNLQNSVTASDIHELFGDIGKLVESKLVRTGTAEVIYSSLQDAQKAVDVYHNRQLDGQPMKCFLVSPRNPTSSASHDNSSKFGSIRGNKPNLPASSNSSVIPDISTFHKVLFRKN; encoded by the exons ATGGAACTCAGTTTGGACGATATCATAAGGAAACAGCGACGCACCAG agTGCGGAAGGGTGGTCCTCCACAGTCGCAGCCCAAAAATGTTCATCAGATACGTAGCGGACCCAAAGTCACCAAAAAGCCCAATGATGCCAGGAATCGAATAATTTTGAAGAAACGCACCCAAATTACTGACGCTCGTGATAAACTTGCCGAAATCGCAAAGAAAAAGGACGCCAGATTGAAATTAGACCAACTTCGGATGAATAGG GGTAGCAAAGTCGGAGCAATAAACAGGTCGCCTTTCGGAAACATAGCTATACAAAAGAATCGAAACGGTACTCTTAACATAAGAACCAAAGGACAAATCAACAGAG gTATATTTTCAGATTTGACACGACAAGTTCATCCATCTCCTATTGGTTTATCTCCTCGTTATTCTCGTAACACACATATGAGTCCGGTCTTGCCGATATCTGGATATGGCATGGATATATCGATGGATGAAG AATATGTTCCTGCACCTTTAAAACCAATAATACGTATGGTTAACAACGATGTACCTCACTTTTTACCACCGCCACCTTCTTTTCCTGCTTTGTCGAGAATTCGCAATCAACAACCTTTACGAGACAAGCCCCTTATTGGTGATATGCGAACAAgcttaaatttcaaaatagtaGCCAAAAATAATGATGTCCGAGTATCGTCAATATCAAGTTCTGGAATTTTGAACAG gaTTCATGAACCGGATGATGCAATTTACATAAGAGACACCAGTCCAACTAGTCCCGTATCAATTTTAAAGAAGCGTCCATTTGGTGGTAAATCTGTTTCCAATTCATTAGCCAAGTATGACTCTGCTCCGATATCACATTCGAGAGCAATGGCATCACACCGAACTCAAAGGCCAATGTCTCCACCGCAATCTTCGGGATTCAGAATTGTAGTTAGTAACCTTCAGAACAGTGTTACAGCATCCGACATACAT GAATTATTCGGCGACATTGGAAAACTTGTGGAATCCAAGCTCGTCAGAACTGGAACGGCAGAGGTGATTTATAGCTCGTTGCAAGATGCTCAAAAAGCGGTAGATGTTTACCATAATAGACAACTTGATGGGCAACCGATGAAATGCTTCCTTGTCAGTCCTCGCAATCCAACGTCAAGTGCCAGTCATGACAACTCTTCTAAATTCGG ATCTATACGAGGAAACAAGCCGAATCTTCCTGCCAGTAGTAATTCAAGTGTCATTCCAGACATATCTACTTTTCATAAAGTTTTATTCAGGAAGAACTAA
- the LOC143921733 gene encoding uncharacterized protein LOC143921733, which translates to MSSFVGCWIIKSCSNQGKNIDEVYGLEGTKFCLAPTGDVTWIPEKNSLENIPIFSCETYTIHTTNYRTTIRFGGYGEHFEFKASAYELENDLVLNCEGWCTLHCNRYNNIDLDFIPIEDYSFLTAVEEGFFSDITIETKDHKQFLVHSTILGLLGNDLPWTSHPPPFTGLPEGVVGSIIHWLYTECLPNAMTEDIAIQVIDIVKDYPCMTKLVENCQTYIRNMGLKKQIIDLVNDIHTSAERIIEYFNEPGEGFGINPVKLCLVIKQAGKEAAVVLLKIVMLCDLFTKRKTELTRSDKHEVFKYARSCLPEFTHQLRTLLEVLKNTFNSLTQAQKHEIATYLVPEIEGGIETLSSLVFDFKMNIEHVMKVVIPDTAELLEGVGDAFPSENALRKVLKVREYFKLKHLYQKTGYTLMQIMQKKECFADMTPAGKIRSVFHNLEQIIEELPVFLLRLEEVNTAVDDEIQWREFKFCFKVATSKVSGILAKLVLHNEIFHDTMVKICSLVQRDAFTIGVVNLGLLKSTSSQHQIMSSSGLNGEQELEQDKKDHQSSKSNKKRHNNFTLNLVGSLMRSPKLFHSDLSKASEKLLDSEQFTDMVFEIPVNNSHSGKSPISQMNEQLFENLSASISTAQEQTSNKSSNPNIEESATVIIKAHRVVLASRCDWFRRALQSGMIEAIHKRIVIHDTSPTLFRKLLYYLYTGKLNTDLTSPEQLSELVLLGDRYELDALKLACEKSLSSRHLNKDNIFYYLNFADQYNAEYLKELCIEFIVTHGDMIHGEQYAELSPSLQSAISSFRTIMGNNIGKMNRSRDTESEQLSLESLLEDVNIDDGSESSSTVDEIVVDEMRFRECMVNLLNILGPDIPLDLLERIAIAADCDPNRAINFYYSSMNTRSGRTTRNSRNSS; encoded by the exons ATGAGCTCCTTCGTCGGCTGCTGGATT ATAAAGTCTTGTTCTAACCAAGGAAAAAACATTGATGAAGTCTACGGTCTTGAAGG AACTAAATTTTGTTTGGCCCCTACTGGGGATGTAACATGGATTCCTGAAAAAAATAGTTTGGAAAATATTCCAATCTTTTCTTGTGAAACCTATACAATACATACGACGAATTACAGAACAACCATAAGATTCGGTGGATATGGTGAACACTTTGAGTTTAAG GCTTCTGCCTATGAATTAGAAAATGATTTAGTCTTAAATTGTGAAGGATGGTGTACCTTACATTGTAATCGATATAACAATATAGATCTAGATTTCATTCCAATTGAAGATTATAGTTTCTTGACTGCTGTAGAGGAGGGGTTTTTCTCAGATATTACAATTGAGACTAAAGATCATAAACAG TTTCTTGTTCATTCAACTATATTGGGTTTATTGGGAAATGATTTACCATGGACTTCTCACCCGCCTCCGTTTACTGGTCTTCCGGAAGGTGTCGTTGGTTCTATTATACACTGGCTATATACCGAGTGCCTACCCAATGCGATGACTGAAGATATCGCCATTCAAGTTATTGACATCGTTAAAGACTATCCTTGTATGACCAAACTCGTAGAAAATTGTCAAACTTATATTAGAAATATGGGTTTGAAGAAGC AGATTATAGATTTAGTAAATGACATACATACCAGTGCAGAACGTATAATAGAATATTTCAATGAACCTGGGGAAGGATTTGGAATTAATCCAGTAAAATTATGCCTAGTAATTAAACAAGCTGGAAAGGAAGCTGCTGTcg TACTACTTAAAATAGTGATGCTGTGTGATTTGTTTACTAAAAGAAAGACTGAACTTACGAGAAGTGATAAGCACGAAGTGTTCAAATATGCCCGATCTTGTTTGCCAGAATTTACGCATCAATTGCGTACACTTTTAGAGgtcttaaaaaatacattcaattcaTTAACACAGGCACAAAAGCATGAAATCGCCACTTATTTAGTTCcagag ATTGAAGGTGGAATAGAAACATTATCTTCCCTGGTGTTTGATTTTAAGATGAACATTGAACATGTAATGAAAGTTGTAATACCTGATACCGCAGAATTACTCGAAGGGGTTGGAGACGCTTTTCCTTCAGAGAATGCGCTTCGGAAAGTCCTCAAAGTTAgagaatatttcaaattgaaacatTTATATCAAAAAACGGGATACACTTTAATGCAAATAATGCAAAAGAA AGAATGTTTTGCTGATATGACACCGGCAGGAAAAATTCGATCTGTTTTTCACAACTTAGAACAAATTATTGAAGAATTACCAGTATTCCTACTTCGACTCGAAGAAGTAAACACAGCTGTTGACGATGAAATACAATGGAGAgagtttaaattttgttttaaggtTGCCACTAGTAAAGTG tCTGGAATTCTTGCCAAGTTAGTTCTgcataatgaaatatttcatgATACAAtggtgaaaatttgttcattgGTTCAAAGAGACGCTTTCACTATAGGCGTTGTAAACTTGGGATTGCTTAAATCTACATCAAGTCAACACCAAATCATGAGCTCTTCGGGATTGAACGGAGAACAAGAATTAGAACAAGATAAGAAGGATCATCAaagttcaaaatcaaataaaaagagACATAACAACTTTACT CTCAATTTAGTTGGCTCTTTAATGAGATCTCCGAAATTATTCCACAGTGATTTATCAAAAGCATCTGAAAAACTATTAGATTCAGAACAGTTCACAGATATGGTATTCGAAATACCAGTTAATAATTCTCATTCTGGAAAATCACCGATTTCTCAAATGAATGAACAACTCTTTGAAAATCTTTCAG CTTCGATATCAACTGCTCAAGAACAAACTAGTAACAAGAGCTCCAATCCAAATATTGAAGAAAGTGCTACTGTCATTATCAAAGCTCACAGAGTAGTTCTAGCATCAAGATGTGACTGGTTCAGACGAGCACTTCAGTCCGGAATGATTGAGGCTATTcacaa gcGGATTGTTATTCATGACACAAGTCCAACTCTCTTTCGAAAGTTACTGTATTATTTGTATACGGGAAAACTTAATACGGATCTCACCAGTCCTGAGCAATTGTCGGAACTTGTGTTGCTCGGAGATAGGTATGAACTGGATGCCTTGAAATTAGCATGCGAGAAATCGCTATCATCCAGACACTTAAATAAAGATaacattttctattatttaaattttgccgATCAATACAATGCTGAATATCTGAaa gaATTGTGTATTGAGTTCATAGTAACTCACGGCGATATGATACACGGTGAACAATATGCTGAATTATCACCATCTTTGCAATCGGCGATATCTTCATTTCGAACTATAATGGGAAACAATATTGGAAAGATGAACCGTTCCAGAGATACAGAATCTGAACAACTAAGTTTAGAATCCCTTTTAGAGGATGTCAATATTGACGAT GGGTCAGAGAGTAGCAGCACCGTAGATGAAATTGTAGTTGATGAAATGCGGTTTAGGGAGTGCATGGTGAATTTGTTAAATATTCTCGGTCCAGATATACCATTAGATCTACTCGAACGTATTGCTATTGCTGCAGATTGTGATCCTAATAGAGCTATTAATTTTTACTACTCTTCAATGAACACAAGAAGCGGCCGGACCACGAGAAATAGTCGGAACTCgtcataa
- the LOC143921376 gene encoding uncharacterized protein LOC143921376 isoform X2, producing the protein MELSLDDIIRKQRRTRVRKGGPPQSQPKNVHQIRSGPKVTKKPNDARNRIILKKRTQITDARDKLAEIAKKKDARLKLDQLRMNRGSKVGAINRSPFGNIAIQKNRNGTLNIRTKGQINRGIFSDLTRQVHPSPIGLSPRYSRNTHMSPVLPISGYGMDISMDEEYVPAPLKPIIRMVNNDVPHFLPPPPSFPALSRIRNQQPLRDKPLIGDMRTSLNFKIVAKNNDVRVSSISSSGILNRIHEPDDAIYIRDTSPTSPVSILKKRPFGGKSVSNSLAKYDSAPISHSRAMASHRTQRPMSPPQSSGFRIVVSNLQNSVTASDIHELFGDIGKLVESKLVRTGTAEVIYSSLQDAQKAVDVYHNRQLDGQPMKCFLVSPRNPTSSARNKPNLPASSNSSVIPDISTFHKVLFRKN; encoded by the exons ATGGAACTCAGTTTGGACGATATCATAAGGAAACAGCGACGCACCAG agTGCGGAAGGGTGGTCCTCCACAGTCGCAGCCCAAAAATGTTCATCAGATACGTAGCGGACCCAAAGTCACCAAAAAGCCCAATGATGCCAGGAATCGAATAATTTTGAAGAAACGCACCCAAATTACTGACGCTCGTGATAAACTTGCCGAAATCGCAAAGAAAAAGGACGCCAGATTGAAATTAGACCAACTTCGGATGAATAGG GGTAGCAAAGTCGGAGCAATAAACAGGTCGCCTTTCGGAAACATAGCTATACAAAAGAATCGAAACGGTACTCTTAACATAAGAACCAAAGGACAAATCAACAGAG gTATATTTTCAGATTTGACACGACAAGTTCATCCATCTCCTATTGGTTTATCTCCTCGTTATTCTCGTAACACACATATGAGTCCGGTCTTGCCGATATCTGGATATGGCATGGATATATCGATGGATGAAG AATATGTTCCTGCACCTTTAAAACCAATAATACGTATGGTTAACAACGATGTACCTCACTTTTTACCACCGCCACCTTCTTTTCCTGCTTTGTCGAGAATTCGCAATCAACAACCTTTACGAGACAAGCCCCTTATTGGTGATATGCGAACAAgcttaaatttcaaaatagtaGCCAAAAATAATGATGTCCGAGTATCGTCAATATCAAGTTCTGGAATTTTGAACAG gaTTCATGAACCGGATGATGCAATTTACATAAGAGACACCAGTCCAACTAGTCCCGTATCAATTTTAAAGAAGCGTCCATTTGGTGGTAAATCTGTTTCCAATTCATTAGCCAAGTATGACTCTGCTCCGATATCACATTCGAGAGCAATGGCATCACACCGAACTCAAAGGCCAATGTCTCCACCGCAATCTTCGGGATTCAGAATTGTAGTTAGTAACCTTCAGAACAGTGTTACAGCATCCGACATACAT GAATTATTCGGCGACATTGGAAAACTTGTGGAATCCAAGCTCGTCAGAACTGGAACGGCAGAGGTGATTTATAGCTCGTTGCAAGATGCTCAAAAAGCGGTAGATGTTTACCATAATAGACAACTTGATGGGCAACCGATGAAATGCTTCCTTGTCAGTCCTCGCAATCCAACGTCAAGTGCCA GAAACAAGCCGAATCTTCCTGCCAGTAGTAATTCAAGTGTCATTCCAGACATATCTACTTTTCATAAAGTTTTATTCAGGAAGAACTAA
- the Miro gene encoding mitochondrial Rho GTPase isoform X2 produces the protein MVTGNSARRQVRILLVGDAGVGKTSLILSLVSEEFAEDVPSKAEEITIPADVTPEQVPTNIVDYSAAEQTSDNLTEEIQKSHVVCIVYAVDDEETLNRVSSHWLPLIREACAPDQKKPVVLVGNKVDLIDYSTLHSILEIAESFPEIDSCIECSAKTLSNISEMFYYAQKAVLHPTSPLYIMEQQDLTDNCRKALTRIFKVCDIDGDGLLNDYELNHFQRRCFDSPLKPKVLDEVKAVLAENVVGGIEKDSITLKGFLFLHCLFIQRGRNETTWTVLRKFGYNESLEMSSEYLYPVIKVPSGCTTELSHRGQQFLTQLFERHDKDKDGALNTAELRNVFSCCPQVPWHHLRQTVPTNEKGNLNLQGWLCRWSLMALTELPRTLEYLAYLGFNVHENESQATAIQVTREKKLDLAKKQSSRNVYQCHVIGPRDSGKTTFCRSFIGVGTKKSKSPAADTDSDAIHCCINTVQVYAQEKYLILKDIGVSRVSDPLQPSEVNCDVACLVYDTTQIKSFEYIARIFIKYFAESKIPVLVVGTKSDLDPVHQDYLLQPVDFCTKYKILPPQFYTSKDKKKDIFIKLATMAAFPHLKQFGLIPGENASWWKAGLGLAAATVVGFFVVRVLNTSDR, from the exons ATGGTGACGGGAAACTCAGCACGGAGACAAGTTCGCATACTGCTTGTCGGAGATGCGGGCGTGGGCAAAACCTCTTTGATACTTTCCCTCGTGAGCGAAGAGTTCGCCGAAGATGTACCATCAAAAGCTGAAGAAATCACAATACCCGCTGATGTCACGCCTGAACAAGTACCCACGAACATTGTTGACTATTCAG CTGCCGAGCAAACATCAGATAATTTGACAGAAGAAATCCAAAAATCTCATGTAGTTTGCATTGTCTATGCCGTGGATGATGAAGAGACGTTGAACAGAGTCAGCTCTCATTGGTTGCCACTAATACGCGAAGCATGCGCTCCAGATCAAAAGAAACCAGTCGTTTTAGTTGGAAATAAAGTGGATCTCATAGACTATTCAACACtacat TCAATATTGGAAATAGCCGAAAGCTTTCCTGAAATTGATAGCTGCATTGAATGCTCTGCCAAGACTTTGAGCAATATTTCCGAAATGTTTTATTATGCTCAAAAGGCAGTACTGCATCCAACATCACCTTTGTATATAATGGAACAACAAGAT ctgACGGACAATTGTCGGAAAGCTCTAACAAGGATTTTCAAAGTGTGTGATATCGATGGTGATGGCTTGTTGAATGACTATGAACTGAATCACTTCCAAAGGAGATGTTTCGATAGTCCTCTTAAACCAAAG gtATTAGATGAAGTGAAAGCTGTGCTCGCTGAAAACGTAGTAGGCGGTATAGAAAAAGATTCCATTACACTGAAGGGCTTCCTATTTTTACACTGTCTTTTCATACAACGCGGTCGCAACGAAACTACATGGACTGTCTTGAGAAAGTTTGGATACAACGAAAGTCTTGAAATGTCCTCTGAATATTTATATCCAGT GATAAAAGTTCCATCCGGATGCACCACCGAACTGTCTCACAGGGGTCAACAATTTTTAACACAATTATTTGAACGGCATGACAAAGATAAAGATGGCGCTTTGAATACGGCAGAACTTCGCAACGTATTTTCCTGCTGTCCGCAAGTTCCTTGGCACCACCTCAGACAAACCGTGCCGACTAACGAAAAA GGTAACTTGAATCTTCAAGGTTGGCTGTGTCGCTGGTCATTGATGGCGTTAACTGAATTACCTCGCACCCTGGAATATTTGGCTTACTTGGGTTTCAATGTGCATGAAAATGAGTCACAAGCAACTGCCATTCAAG TAACACGTGAGAAGAAATTAGATTTGGCTAAGAAACAATCCAGTCGCAACGTTTACCAGTGTCACGTCATCGGACCGCGCGATTCTGGGAAGACTACATTCTGCAGAAGTTTTATCGGTGTCGGAACAAAG AAATCAAAGAGTCCAGCCGCTGACACAGACAGCGATGCCATCCATTGTTGTATAAACACTGTCCAGGTTTATGCAcaggaaaaatatttaatacttaaaGACATCGGCGTGAGTCGAGTATCGGATCCTTTGCAGCCATCAGAAGTCAATTGCGATGTCGCATGTCTCGTTTACGATACGACGCAGATCAAGTCGTTTGAATATATTGCGCGAATATTCATC aaatatttcGCCGAGAGTAAAATACCCGTTCTCGTCGTCGGTACCAAATCTGATCTTGATCCAGTACACCAAGACTACTTACTACAGCCAGTCGACTTTTGCaccaaatataaaatactgcCGCCGCAGTTCTACACGTCCAAAGATAAAAAGAAAGATATTTTCATTAAACTGGCAACTATGGCTGCATTCCC